One part of the Olleya sp. YS genome encodes these proteins:
- a CDS encoding M23 family metallopeptidase, with protein MPATNEDNIVSKKVLDTFKFTNGYDFPVGKPDAKQYYNAQGFQVNDHLGDDWNGKGGGNTDFGDPIYAIANGYISFAEDYRGGWGNVIRIIHYNPDSTQVESLYAHCKQVFVKKGDYVTKGTKIGTIGTADGAYLAHLHLEIRDEIGLPIGSGYSTETEGYLDPTDYINNNR; from the coding sequence ATGCCTGCTACAAATGAGGATAATATAGTTTCAAAAAAAGTATTAGACACTTTTAAATTTACAAATGGTTATGATTTTCCAGTAGGAAAGCCAGATGCAAAACAATATTATAATGCTCAAGGGTTTCAAGTAAACGACCATTTAGGAGATGATTGGAACGGAAAAGGAGGTGGGAATACAGATTTTGGTGATCCCATTTATGCAATAGCTAATGGTTACATATCTTTTGCAGAAGATTATAGAGGAGGTTGGGGAAACGTCATTAGAATCATTCATTACAATCCAGACTCAACACAAGTAGAATCTCTTTACGCACATTGTAAACAGGTTTTTGTGAAGAAAGGAGATTACGTTACAAAAGGCACAAAAATTGGCACAATTGGCACAGCTGATGGTGCATATTTAGCACATTTACATCTAGAAATTAGAGATGAGATTGGATTGCCTATTGGCTCAGGTTATTCAACAGAAACAGAAGGATATTTAGACCCAACAGATTATATTAATAACAATAGGTAA
- a CDS encoding ABC transporter permease yields the protein MNHLPLIIKREYLAKVRNKAFIIMTFLSPLIIIGLISVVAYLTQMNNSKVRQISVLDQSGLVKDIFKDTENTKYTLLEDTITLDNAKTTVKEKGDYGLLHIQKFDSIEEASTSIRFYSEDSPSLSLINSLDDKIEKELTSINMNRMGVNPEIIASSKVFIDIEQESFAGKKTSKLDSGIKIIFGVIAGYLLFMFIIIYGNMIMRSVIEEKTSRIIEVIISSVKPIQLMLGKIIGTSLVGITQVVIWIILGSGLIILVSLIFGIDLGQMGMPQQEMMEQAMQGSGNSMETAQRFMNAFFNLPLTNLIIAFILFFISGYLLYSSLYAAIGAAVDNETDTQQFMMPIIVPLILAVYVGGFTVIEDPHGTVSTVFSFIPFTSPVVMLMRIPFGVPIWQQLLSLLILISTFMFTVWFAAKIYRVGILMYGKKPSYKELIKWIKY from the coding sequence ATGAATCATCTTCCACTTATTATAAAACGCGAATATCTAGCTAAAGTTAGGAACAAGGCGTTTATTATCATGACATTTTTAAGTCCATTAATTATAATTGGGCTAATTTCGGTGGTTGCGTACCTCACGCAAATGAATAATAGTAAAGTCCGTCAAATCTCAGTTTTAGACCAATCTGGCTTAGTAAAAGATATATTTAAGGATACAGAGAATACTAAATACACGCTTTTAGAAGATACTATAACACTTGACAATGCGAAAACTACAGTTAAAGAAAAAGGCGATTATGGTTTACTTCATATTCAAAAATTTGACAGTATTGAAGAGGCTTCAACTAGTATTCGATTCTATTCAGAAGACTCACCATCATTATCGTTAATTAATAGTTTAGATGATAAAATTGAAAAAGAGCTCACTTCTATTAATATGAATAGAATGGGAGTTAATCCAGAGATTATTGCATCTTCAAAAGTTTTTATTGATATAGAACAAGAAAGTTTTGCAGGTAAAAAAACGTCAAAATTAGATAGTGGTATAAAAATCATATTCGGTGTGATTGCTGGATATTTGTTATTTATGTTTATTATTATTTATGGTAATATGATTATGCGTAGCGTTATTGAAGAAAAAACCAGTCGTATTATCGAGGTTATTATATCTTCAGTTAAGCCTATACAGCTCATGTTAGGTAAAATTATTGGTACCTCTTTAGTCGGTATTACGCAAGTTGTTATTTGGATTATTTTGGGTAGTGGGTTAATTATCTTGGTATCATTAATTTTTGGAATTGATTTAGGACAAATGGGTATGCCTCAACAAGAGATGATGGAACAAGCTATGCAAGGTTCAGGAAACTCTATGGAGACAGCGCAACGATTTATGAATGCGTTTTTTAATCTACCATTAACCAATTTAATTATAGCTTTTATCTTGTTTTTTATAAGTGGATATTTGCTGTATAGCTCATTGTATGCAGCAATTGGAGCAGCAGTAGATAACGAGACAGACACGCAACAATTTATGATGCCTATTATTGTACCGTTAATCCTTGCTGTTTATGTTGGTGGATTTACGGTTATAGAAGATCCACACGGAACGGTTTCTACAGTGTTTTCTTTTATACCCTTTACATCACCAGTAGTGATGCTAATGCGTATTCCTTTTGGTGTTCCAATATGGCAACAATTATTATCATTATTAATTTTAATAAGCACTTTTATGTTTACTGTCTGGTTTGCTGCTAAGATATATCGTGTCGGTATTTTGATGTATGGTAAAAAACCAAGTTATAAAGAACTAATAAAGTGGATTAAGTATTAA
- a CDS encoding sigma-54 dependent transcriptional regulator: MPKILVIEDEAAIRRVLIKILSEENDTYQVDEAEDGLAGIDKIKKEDYDLILCDIKMPKMDGVEVLEAVKKIKPEIPMVMISGHGDLDTAVNTMRLGAFDYISKPPDLNRLLNTVRNALDRKELVVENTILKKKVSKKYEMIGESDAIAQIKDIIDKVAPTDARVLITGPNGTGKELVAHWLHQKSERAKGPMIEVNCAAIPSELIESELFGHVKGAFTSAAKDRAGKFEAANGGTIFLDEIGDMSLSAQAKVLRALQESRIQRVGSDKDIKVNVRVIAATNKNLKKEIEDGKFREDLYHRLAVILVKVPALNDRREDIPLLINHFAAKIAEEQGTAHKSFSAKAIKLLQDYDWTGNIRELRNVVERLIILGGSEVSEQDVKLFASK; this comes from the coding sequence ATGCCAAAAATATTAGTAATAGAAGACGAAGCTGCAATTAGAAGAGTATTAATAAAAATACTTTCTGAAGAAAATGATACGTATCAAGTCGATGAAGCCGAAGATGGTTTAGCTGGAATCGATAAAATAAAAAAAGAAGACTATGACCTCATTCTTTGTGATATTAAAATGCCAAAAATGGATGGTGTTGAAGTCTTAGAAGCAGTAAAAAAAATAAAACCAGAAATACCAATGGTTATGATTTCTGGTCATGGCGATTTAGATACAGCTGTTAACACGATGCGTTTAGGTGCTTTTGATTATATATCAAAACCACCAGATTTGAACCGTTTACTAAATACAGTTAGAAATGCGTTGGACAGAAAAGAATTAGTTGTAGAAAATACTATTCTTAAAAAGAAAGTCAGCAAAAAATACGAAATGATTGGTGAGAGTGACGCTATTGCTCAAATCAAAGATATTATAGATAAAGTGGCTCCAACAGATGCACGTGTACTAATTACAGGACCTAACGGAACCGGAAAAGAACTTGTTGCACATTGGTTACATCAAAAAAGTGAACGTGCTAAAGGACCTATGATTGAAGTGAACTGTGCAGCAATCCCTTCAGAGCTAATAGAAAGCGAATTATTTGGACATGTTAAAGGCGCATTCACCAGTGCTGCAAAAGACAGAGCAGGAAAGTTTGAAGCTGCTAATGGTGGAACCATTTTTTTAGATGAAATCGGAGACATGAGCCTGTCTGCACAAGCTAAAGTACTTCGTGCGTTACAAGAAAGTCGTATTCAGCGTGTGGGAAGCGATAAGGACATTAAGGTTAATGTACGTGTGATTGCTGCTACCAATAAAAATTTAAAAAAGGAAATTGAAGACGGTAAATTCCGTGAAGATTTATATCACAGATTAGCAGTTATCTTAGTTAAAGTACCAGCTTTAAATGATAGACGAGAAGATATACCATTATTAATTAATCATTTTGCAGCTAAAATCGCAGAAGAACAAGGGACTGCTCACAAATCGTTTTCAGCAAAAGCAATTAAATTACTTCAAGATTATGATTGGACTGGAAATATTAGAGAGTTAAGAAATGTTGTAGAACGTTTAATAATTCTTGGCGGAAGTGAAGTAAGCGAACAAGATGTCAAATTATTTGCTAGTAAATAA
- a CDS encoding DUF6268 family outer membrane beta-barrel protein: protein MTKINISKAGLFLIVILCFAHYSQAQLTDLARLEYSFIPKSNSEDQYTRLRLLLNYPVKTKEDCYLILGGEYNRIILNLEDNYPFNKEPLETINIIDFNIGYTFKLNQHWRTGVRLTPRIASTLTEKLTMDDVYLNGGVFFIKDRRDATDIKRPYRIILGLTYNTTTGIPFPLPFVSYFRQVNANWSFSLGVPKSNLKYTFNDKNSMQAFIGLDGYFAHLQRPTSVLGRQVDNISLSIAVAGLGYEYDFTKHLVGYSYVGYTLQMNNVLRNKDREDVFTLDNVNAFYLRTGIKFKI, encoded by the coding sequence ATGACCAAAATTAACATATCTAAAGCAGGATTATTTTTAATTGTAATACTTTGTTTTGCACACTATTCACAAGCGCAATTAACGGATTTAGCGCGTTTAGAATATTCATTTATACCAAAAAGTAATTCAGAAGATCAATACACAAGATTAAGACTACTTTTAAATTACCCTGTCAAAACTAAAGAAGATTGTTATCTAATTCTAGGAGGAGAATATAACAGAATCATATTAAATCTAGAAGATAATTATCCATTTAATAAGGAGCCTCTTGAAACTATAAATATTATAGATTTTAATATTGGATATACTTTTAAGTTAAACCAACATTGGCGTACAGGAGTGCGTTTGACGCCTAGAATAGCTTCAACATTAACTGAAAAGTTAACCATGGATGACGTCTATTTAAATGGAGGTGTCTTTTTTATAAAGGATAGACGTGATGCTACAGATATTAAACGACCTTACAGAATAATCTTAGGGCTAACATATAATACCACAACTGGTATACCGTTTCCACTACCGTTTGTTAGTTATTTTAGACAAGTCAATGCCAATTGGTCATTTAGTTTAGGTGTACCAAAATCAAACTTAAAGTATACCTTTAACGACAAAAATTCTATGCAAGCTTTTATTGGGTTGGATGGCTATTTTGCCCATTTACAAAGACCAACATCTGTATTAGGTAGACAAGTAGATAATATTTCATTATCTATAGCAGTAGCTGGATTAGGTTATGAATATGATTTTACAAAACACCTCGTTGGTTATAGCTATGTTGGGTATACCTTGCAAATGAACAATGTATTACGAAATAAAGACAGAGAAGATGTGTTTACATTAGATAACGTAAATGCCTTTTATTTAAGAACAGGAATAAAATTTAAAATATAA
- a CDS encoding M20/M25/M40 family metallo-hydrolase: MKQLFILLTLLLSINVSSQSDQDVLKTIYSQSLTNGKAYQWLDHLSNQIGGRLSGSTNAEKAVQYTKSELEKLGLDKVWLQEVMVPKWERGEKEVGYFTTNNNKIDVNICALGGSVATSDSGLQANVIEVKSFEELEALGNTVKGKIVFFNGAMNPELINTFEAYGGCSKQRYAGAYEAGKLGAVGVIVRSLNLRQDDLPHTGSMGYLDLPNEQRIPSAAISTNDANKLSEALKKDNNLTFYFKQNCQQYEDVLSYNVIGEITGSEYPNEFMVVGGHLDSWDLGDGSHDDGAGVVQSMDVLRLLKESGIKPKRTIRVVLFMNEENGLRGGKKYAEEAKQNNENHVFALESDSGGFTPRGFSFDCSDAVLNKVLGWESLFKPYLIHYFEKGYSGADIGPLKNDNIVLAGLRPDSQRYFDHHHAANDTFDAVNKRELELGAATMTSLVYLFDKYGTNTIPEVKQFKD, encoded by the coding sequence ATGAAACAACTATTTATACTACTAACACTATTACTATCAATTAACGTTTCTTCTCAATCAGATCAAGACGTTTTAAAAACCATTTACAGTCAGTCCTTAACCAATGGTAAAGCCTATCAATGGTTAGACCATTTGTCAAACCAAATTGGTGGACGCTTATCAGGATCTACAAATGCAGAAAAAGCAGTGCAATACACTAAATCCGAACTAGAAAAACTAGGTTTAGATAAAGTCTGGTTACAAGAAGTGATGGTGCCTAAGTGGGAACGTGGAGAAAAAGAAGTGGGCTATTTTACAACCAATAACAACAAAATAGATGTTAATATTTGTGCACTTGGTGGTTCTGTTGCGACATCAGACTCAGGTTTACAAGCTAACGTAATAGAAGTAAAAAGCTTTGAAGAATTAGAAGCACTAGGCAACACAGTAAAAGGTAAAATAGTCTTTTTTAATGGTGCCATGAATCCAGAGTTAATTAATACTTTCGAGGCTTATGGTGGATGCTCTAAACAACGATACGCAGGTGCTTACGAAGCAGGAAAATTAGGAGCAGTAGGTGTTATTGTTAGATCGTTAAACTTGCGTCAAGACGATTTACCACATACAGGAAGTATGGGTTATTTGGATTTACCAAATGAGCAACGCATACCATCTGCAGCAATTAGTACCAATGATGCTAACAAACTCTCAGAAGCTTTAAAAAAAGATAACAATTTGACGTTTTACTTTAAACAAAACTGTCAACAATATGAAGATGTCTTGTCGTATAATGTCATTGGCGAAATTACAGGAAGTGAATATCCTAACGAGTTTATGGTAGTTGGAGGACATCTTGATTCTTGGGATTTAGGAGATGGCTCGCATGACGATGGAGCAGGAGTAGTACAATCTATGGATGTACTTAGATTATTAAAAGAAAGCGGAATTAAACCTAAACGTACCATTCGTGTGGTATTATTTATGAACGAAGAAAACGGTTTGCGTGGTGGAAAAAAATACGCAGAAGAAGCCAAACAAAACAACGAAAACCATGTCTTTGCTTTAGAGAGTGACTCAGGTGGATTTACACCTCGTGGTTTTAGTTTTGATTGTAGTGACGCAGTATTAAATAAAGTGTTGGGTTGGGAGTCGTTATTTAAGCCATACTTGATTCATTATTTTGAAAAAGGCTACAGTGGAGCAGATATTGGACCATTAAAAAACGATAATATTGTGTTAGCTGGTTTGCGTCCAGACTCGCAACGCTATTTTGATCATCACCATGCAGCAAACGATACGTTTGATGCAGTTAATAAACGCGAGCTAGAACTTGGTGCAGCAACCATGACCAGTTTAGTGTATTTATTTGATAAATATGGAACCAATACTATTCCTGAAGTTAAACAGTTTAAGGATTAA
- a CDS encoding mechanosensitive ion channel domain-containing protein — protein sequence MQKEKVADKIEKEVEKVGEAIAESSAWEKFVDFLNYKIYTFTDSTDQVTSVIKVKYVLLVIVILLFTTYILRWVRKLMTRKLPDEDKAKFVTVFSFARWLIYAIVFLVSIDSLGIDVTAVFAASAALLIGVGLALQTLFQDIISGIFILIDQSVHVGDIIEIDGKVGRVEEIKLRTTRAVTIDNKVLVIPNHLYLTNSLYNWTQNGTTTRETVDVGVAYGSDVNLVKELLLKAAKSSKFVFKQPEPTVIFTDFGDSSLNFRVAFTIEDSFNARIPKSEIRFAIDKLFRENNVTIPFPQRDINIINNPNNSKTLSNLGD from the coding sequence ATGCAAAAAGAAAAAGTTGCAGATAAAATAGAAAAAGAGGTAGAAAAAGTTGGCGAAGCTATAGCTGAAAGCTCTGCTTGGGAAAAGTTTGTAGATTTTTTGAATTATAAAATTTACACCTTTACTGATAGTACTGACCAAGTAACTAGCGTCATAAAGGTTAAGTACGTACTATTAGTAATTGTTATATTATTATTTACAACTTATATCTTACGTTGGGTTAGAAAATTAATGACTCGTAAGCTACCTGATGAGGACAAAGCTAAATTTGTTACTGTATTTTCTTTTGCACGATGGTTAATTTATGCAATAGTATTTTTAGTGTCAATAGATTCTTTAGGTATTGATGTTACTGCGGTATTTGCTGCGTCTGCTGCTTTGTTAATTGGTGTTGGTTTAGCCTTACAAACTTTATTTCAGGACATTATTTCTGGGATTTTTATTTTAATCGATCAATCCGTTCATGTAGGTGATATTATAGAAATTGATGGCAAAGTTGGACGCGTAGAAGAAATTAAATTACGTACCACTAGAGCAGTGACTATAGATAACAAAGTATTAGTCATACCTAATCATTTATATTTGACTAATAGTTTATATAATTGGACACAAAATGGGACAACAACAAGAGAGACGGTAGATGTTGGTGTTGCTTATGGAAGTGATGTCAATTTAGTTAAAGAACTATTATTAAAAGCTGCCAAATCCAGTAAATTTGTTTTTAAACAACCAGAGCCTACAGTAATTTTTACAGATTTTGGAGATAGTTCATTAAATTTTAGAGTGGCTTTTACTATAGAAGATAGTTTTAATGCTAGAATCCCTAAAAGTGAAATACGTTTTGCAATTGATAAATTGTTTAGAGAAAACAATGTAACCATTCCATTTCCACAACGAGACATTAATATTATTAATAATCCTAATAATTCTAAGACGTTATCAAATCTTGGAGACTAA
- a CDS encoding PPK2 family polyphosphate kinase: MKQINIKDHKITSKIKLNNLPSRLDLGADKDTTEDALRKVRRQLGKLQDTMYAHGKYSVLVCLQGMDTSGKDSLIREVFKDFNARGVEVMSFKVPTELELKHDYLWRHYIKLPARGKFGVHNRTHYENVLVTRVHPEYILNENIPTVTSVDDVNEAFWDQRFDQINNFEKHLVDNGTLVFKFFLNLSKDEQRNRLLRRLNKKEKNWKFSAGDLKERKLWDNYMDCYEDAINRTSKEYAPWYNIPADDKPTARLIVASILYDTLKTYTDIKEPELDDKTKANLHLYKEQLSNE, translated from the coding sequence ATGAAACAAATTAATATCAAAGACCATAAAATAACATCAAAAATCAAATTAAATAATTTGCCAAGTCGATTAGATTTAGGAGCAGATAAAGACACTACAGAAGACGCTTTACGTAAGGTAAGACGACAACTAGGTAAGTTGCAAGATACTATGTATGCACATGGTAAATACTCCGTTTTGGTGTGTTTGCAAGGGATGGATACGTCAGGAAAAGACAGTTTAATTCGTGAAGTATTTAAAGATTTTAATGCTAGAGGTGTAGAGGTCATGAGCTTTAAAGTTCCTACAGAATTAGAACTAAAACATGACTACCTATGGAGGCATTATATAAAATTACCTGCACGTGGTAAATTTGGAGTACACAATCGTACGCACTATGAAAACGTTTTGGTGACTCGCGTGCATCCAGAATATATTTTAAACGAGAATATTCCAACTGTAACATCAGTCGATGACGTTAATGAAGCTTTCTGGGACCAGCGTTTTGATCAAATTAATAATTTTGAAAAGCATTTAGTAGACAATGGTACATTAGTTTTTAAATTTTTCCTTAACCTGTCTAAAGACGAGCAACGTAACAGGTTATTACGTCGTCTTAACAAAAAGGAGAAAAATTGGAAGTTCTCAGCAGGCGACCTTAAAGAACGCAAACTTTGGGATAACTATATGGATTGTTACGAAGATGCGATTAATAGAACAAGTAAGGAGTATGCACCATGGTATAACATTCCAGCAGATGATAAGCCTACTGCTAGATTAATTGTCGCATCAATATTATACGATACGCTAAAAACATATACAGATATTAAAGAACCAGAATTGGATGACAAAACAAAAGCCAATTTACATTTATATAAAGAACAATTAAGTAACGAGTAA